From Primulina tabacum isolate GXHZ01 chromosome 2, ASM2559414v2, whole genome shotgun sequence, one genomic window encodes:
- the LOC142537428 gene encoding uncharacterized protein LOC142537428: ISRKIISRSASMAACDQVVLCKAALVFAVTRWVLSFALNLFTRFSTSATQNTAASSSPRRPSSSSANLRILRNSLSLTALGNIEHRLPENGEFSCAICLDRLRKSSQVWELSNCCHVFHKNCLEKWLRYDSRFSCPLCRVTLLSGSATPPDSQMQQSPSWAVERMLYLFGDDLLP; this comes from the coding sequence ATTTccagaaaaatcatatcaagatCTGCTTCCATGGCTGCATGTGATCAAGTTGTGCTGTGCAAAGCGGCTCTGGTATTCGCGGTGACAAGATGGGTATTATCTTTCGCCCTCAATCTCTTCACCAGGTTCTCCACTTCGGCGACACAGAATACGGCGGCCTCCTCCTCTCCTCGCCGTCCGTCTTCTTCCTCCGCCAATCTTCGAATACTGAGGAACAGTCTATCTTTAACGGCCCTCGGAAACATCGAACACAGACTGCCCGAAAATGGCGAGTTCTCGTGCGCCATTTGTTTGGACAGATTGAGGAAGAGTAGCCAGGTGTGGGAGTTGAGCAACTGCTGCCATGTCTTCCACAAGAACTGCCTAGAGAAGTGGCTGCGTTATGATAGCCGGTTTTCTTGTCCACTCTGCCGGGTTACCTTGCTCTCCGGTAGTGCCACGCCACCGGATTCACAGATGCAGCAGTCGCCGAGCTGGGCCGTGGAGAGAATGCTCTATTTGTTCGGAGATGATCTTCTTCCTTGA